In the Kaistella sp. 97-N-M2 genome, one interval contains:
- a CDS encoding ParA family protein, producing the protein MAKVIGVANQKGGVGKTTTAVNLAAALGVLEKKILLIDADPQANATSGLGIEQSNFSTYNLLEHSADARKCVQKTASPNLDIIPSHIDLVAAEIELVDREHREYMLKRALKSIREDYDYIIIDCAPSLGLITINALTAADSVIIPIQCEYFALEGLGKLLNTIKNVQKIHNKDLDIEGLLLTMFDSRLRLSNQVVEEVNSHFPEMVFETIISRNVRLSEAPSFGESILNYDAESKGAIQYLQLAEEVLLKNENLVKN; encoded by the coding sequence TTAATTTAGCCGCCGCGCTGGGAGTTTTGGAAAAGAAAATTTTGTTGATTGATGCTGATCCGCAGGCGAATGCGACCTCCGGTTTGGGCATTGAACAGTCTAATTTTTCTACTTACAATCTTTTGGAACATAGCGCCGATGCGCGAAAATGTGTGCAGAAAACAGCGTCTCCCAATTTGGATATTATTCCCTCTCACATCGATCTCGTTGCTGCGGAAATTGAACTCGTGGACCGCGAACACCGCGAATATATGTTGAAGAGAGCTTTAAAATCAATTCGGGAAGACTACGATTATATCATCATCGACTGCGCACCGAGTTTAGGTTTAATTACCATCAATGCTTTAACTGCGGCAGATTCTGTTATTATTCCCATTCAGTGTGAGTATTTTGCGCTCGAAGGTTTGGGGAAACTGTTGAACACCATTAAAAATGTTCAGAAGATTCATAACAAAGATCTGGATATCGAAGGTTTGCTTTTAACCATGTTTGATTCGCGTTTAAGACTGTCAAATCAGGTGGTGGAAGAAGTGAATTCGCATTTCCCCGAAATGGTTTTCGAAACAATTATCAGCAGAAACGTGCGTTTAAGTGAAGCTCCAAGTTTTGGCGAAAGCATCTTAAACTATGATGCAGAAAGCAAAGGCGCTATACAGTATCTTCAGTTGGCGGAAGAGGTTTTATTGAAAAACGAAAATTTAGTTAAGAATTAA
- a CDS encoding ParB/RepB/Spo0J family partition protein, translating to MKDKKRAMGRGLGAILSAESKATVNSATDEGADKFVGNIVEVALEDIYPNATQPRTYFDEKALADLAQSIKNLGVIQPITLRKDADKFEIISGERRFRASKIAGLETIPAYIRLVNDQELLEMALVENIQREDLDAIEIALTYQRLLEEIGMTQENLSQRVGKERSTITNSIRLLRLNPDMQNAIRSGEISAGHGRAILSIEEKDLQEGLFQTILKNNLSVRQAEEQSNMLKNAEPVAKRSKPALPNHFKKAEKNLADILAVKVEIKAAANGKKGKIVLDFKNEEELDNILSHFK from the coding sequence ATGAAAGACAAGAAAAGAGCAATGGGACGCGGTTTGGGTGCAATTCTGAGTGCAGAATCCAAAGCCACCGTTAATTCCGCAACCGATGAAGGAGCAGACAAATTTGTAGGAAATATTGTTGAGGTGGCCCTGGAGGATATTTATCCCAACGCCACGCAGCCGAGAACTTATTTTGACGAAAAAGCACTCGCCGATTTGGCGCAGTCCATCAAAAATCTTGGCGTAATTCAACCGATCACTTTACGGAAAGACGCCGATAAATTCGAAATTATTTCTGGTGAACGGCGTTTCCGCGCGAGTAAAATCGCTGGATTGGAAACCATCCCGGCGTATATTCGGTTGGTTAATGATCAGGAATTGCTCGAAATGGCCTTGGTAGAAAACATTCAGAGAGAAGATTTGGATGCTATCGAAATCGCCCTCACTTACCAAAGATTGCTCGAAGAAATTGGCATGACGCAGGAGAATTTAAGTCAGCGGGTCGGTAAGGAAAGAAGCACGATCACCAATTCGATCCGTTTGCTGCGCTTGAATCCGGATATGCAAAACGCGATCAGAAGTGGCGAAATTTCTGCAGGACACGGCAGAGCCATTTTAAGTATTGAAGAAAAAGACCTGCAGGAAGGACTTTTCCAAACTATTCTGAAAAACAATTTAAGTGTCAGACAGGCGGAAGAGCAGTCTAATATGCTGAAAAATGCCGAGCCCGTCGCAAAAAGATCAAAGCCGGCGCTTCCCAATCATTTTAAAAAAGCAGAAAAAAATCTTGCCGATATTCTGGCCGTAAAAGTAGAAATTAAAGCGGCGGCCAACGGAAAAAAGGGGAAAATTGTCCTCGACTTCAAAAATGAAGAGGAACTGGATAATATTTTGTCACACTTTAAATAG
- a CDS encoding DUF5683 domain-containing protein, whose amino-acid sequence MKKLVLIFLVIFSVKAFAQVNPNDTIRVENYPTDSVSTKSSPSEIEVLTDIQESNAPVKVMKFNPTKAGLYSAVLPGLGQYYNKKYWKIPIVLGGIGTGVGITLWNQKQYTRYRNAFIAQLNGQTHEFSNIPGITAEALGRTQDRAKRQRDYAIAVTGLVYILNIVDAVVDAHLYEGRKDPDLALQPALLYDEFGNQNSKAGLSLSYNF is encoded by the coding sequence ATGAAGAAACTTGTTTTAATTTTTCTGGTTATCTTCTCCGTTAAAGCTTTCGCTCAGGTTAATCCGAACGATACCATCCGTGTCGAAAATTATCCTACAGATTCCGTCTCTACAAAATCTTCTCCCTCGGAAATTGAAGTTCTTACCGATATTCAGGAATCGAACGCGCCGGTGAAGGTCATGAAATTTAATCCAACGAAGGCCGGTTTATATTCTGCAGTTTTGCCCGGATTAGGGCAGTATTACAACAAAAAATACTGGAAAATCCCCATCGTCCTTGGAGGAATAGGAACGGGAGTTGGGATCACCCTTTGGAATCAGAAACAGTATACGCGCTACCGAAACGCCTTTATTGCGCAGTTAAATGGTCAAACTCATGAGTTTTCGAATATTCCGGGAATTACGGCCGAAGCACTGGGCAGAACGCAGGATCGCGCAAAAAGACAACGCGATTATGCCATTGCCGTCACAGGTCTGGTTTATATTTTAAATATCGTTGATGCAGTTGTAGATGCGCATTTATATGAAGGACGCAAAGATCCGGACCTTGCTTTGCAGCCCGCGCTCCTTTATGATGAATTTGGAAATCAGAATTCCAAAGCAGGCTTAAGTTTAAGCTATAATTTTTAA
- the dapB gene encoding 4-hydroxy-tetrahydrodipicolinate reductase encodes MKIALVGYGKMGKIIGELAEKKGHEIVARLNETPTTENLNNPDVAIEFSNPEGAFNNIKFCLEHKIPVISGTTGWLDQKSAVEKISLENNTAFLYGSNFSLGVNLFFALNEKLAELMKNFDEYKVQLEEIHHTQKKDAPSGTAITLAEGIINNDSRFDAWKLHETKDKQLGIFALRQDEVPGTHSVFYKSEVDEIEIKHTAFNRNGFALGALIAAEWIQGKKGNFTMKDVLGL; translated from the coding sequence ATGAAAATAGCACTGGTCGGTTACGGAAAGATGGGTAAAATTATTGGAGAACTGGCCGAAAAAAAAGGCCACGAAATCGTTGCTCGCCTTAACGAAACGCCTACCACAGAAAATTTAAATAATCCCGATGTCGCCATCGAATTTTCGAACCCGGAAGGAGCCTTCAATAATATTAAATTTTGTCTGGAACATAAAATTCCCGTCATTAGCGGCACCACAGGTTGGCTTGACCAAAAATCAGCAGTAGAAAAAATTTCCCTCGAAAATAATACGGCTTTTTTATACGGCTCCAATTTCAGTCTCGGCGTCAATTTATTTTTTGCCTTGAATGAAAAATTGGCGGAATTGATGAAAAATTTCGATGAGTATAAGGTTCAGCTGGAGGAAATTCATCACACCCAGAAAAAAGACGCACCTAGCGGAACAGCCATTACTTTGGCAGAAGGAATTATAAATAACGACTCTAGATTTGACGCCTGGAAATTGCACGAAACAAAAGACAAACAATTGGGCATTTTTGCGCTGCGACAAGATGAAGTTCCCGGTACACACAGTGTTTTCTACAAAAGTGAAGTCGATGAAATTGAAATTAAACACACCGCATTTAACAGAAACGGATTCGCTTTGGGCGCCCTCATCGCCGCAGAATGGATTCAGGGAAAAAAGGGAAACTTTACAATGAAAGATGTACTTGGTTTATAA
- the lepB gene encoding signal peptidase I: MNYFLTYAVYVLILSLLMGITTWKLFKKMGYNPLFAFVPFYNYYLIQKETGHPKWWIVMAYLPIVGPIMMTVFHLFLMKHFGKASFVQKLLTVILPFIYMAFVNYSKDAEVEREEELYMTEEEKQDGKKESFLGSITFAVVFATIVHVFFTQPFGIPTGSMERTLLVGDFLFVNKWTYGYRMPMRPLAIPFLQGTIMDTGEKGNPKDDPKSYVDAVKLPYERILQFKKPQKNDIVVFNYPQDSVHTAIDRKDPYVKRCVAVAGDVMEFRAGRLFVNGKPENILGDQKKQHKFIATTGSQLDIPSLYKKYGFLPVQEVQTQTGYLYDFQGLTDQTAKEIKELPQIIDLKEHIWAKDTAAVSYKLNAMHDAYTKNVDTTQSIFPINKKWNQDWYGPLRIPKKGDVVTLNQETLPEYRWIISEYEHNHLENKDGKIFINGKESTQYTIQQDYYMMVGDNRDASLDARFFGFVPEENIVGSPMFTWLSVEGLFPDKSSSYQPDGKTIRWDRMFKATNTGEVQKTSYWWVAAIILLLFFGWDYFAKLFKKKETED, from the coding sequence ATGAATTACTTTCTAACTTATGCCGTTTACGTTCTAATACTCTCATTACTGATGGGAATTACCACGTGGAAGCTTTTTAAAAAGATGGGTTACAATCCACTTTTTGCTTTTGTCCCGTTCTACAATTATTATCTTATTCAAAAAGAAACTGGCCATCCAAAGTGGTGGATCGTCATGGCTTATCTGCCCATCGTTGGTCCCATTATGATGACGGTTTTTCATCTCTTTTTAATGAAGCATTTTGGGAAAGCAAGTTTCGTTCAAAAATTGTTAACCGTTATCCTTCCTTTTATTTATATGGCTTTTGTTAACTATTCCAAAGATGCAGAGGTTGAAAGAGAAGAGGAACTTTATATGACAGAGGAGGAAAAACAGGATGGTAAAAAAGAATCTTTTCTGGGTTCCATTACTTTCGCTGTGGTTTTTGCCACGATTGTTCACGTTTTTTTCACACAACCTTTCGGAATTCCAACCGGATCAATGGAACGAACGTTGTTGGTAGGCGATTTTCTCTTTGTTAACAAATGGACCTACGGATACCGTATGCCGATGCGGCCTTTAGCCATTCCGTTTTTGCAGGGTACCATTATGGACACCGGCGAAAAAGGCAATCCAAAAGACGATCCCAAATCCTATGTTGATGCCGTAAAATTACCTTACGAAAGAATTTTGCAGTTCAAAAAACCCCAGAAAAACGATATCGTTGTTTTTAACTATCCGCAGGATTCCGTGCACACCGCCATCGACCGGAAAGATCCGTACGTAAAACGCTGCGTTGCCGTTGCAGGCGATGTGATGGAGTTTCGTGCAGGCCGGCTTTTTGTGAACGGAAAACCTGAAAATATTTTAGGCGATCAAAAAAAGCAACACAAATTTATCGCCACTACGGGCAGCCAACTCGATATTCCGTCTTTGTATAAAAAATACGGATTTTTGCCCGTACAGGAAGTTCAGACGCAGACCGGATATTTGTATGATTTTCAGGGATTAACAGATCAAACTGCAAAAGAAATTAAAGAGTTACCACAGATCATCGACCTGAAGGAGCACATTTGGGCGAAGGATACGGCTGCTGTTTCTTATAAACTTAATGCAATGCACGATGCCTACACGAAAAATGTAGATACCACGCAATCAATTTTCCCCATCAACAAAAAATGGAATCAGGATTGGTACGGTCCGCTTAGAATTCCAAAAAAGGGTGATGTAGTTACTTTAAATCAGGAAACGCTGCCCGAATACCGCTGGATTATTTCGGAGTACGAACACAATCACCTCGAAAATAAAGACGGAAAAATCTTCATCAACGGAAAAGAAAGCACGCAATACACCATTCAACAGGATTATTACATGATGGTTGGCGATAACCGCGACGCGTCGTTAGATGCCCGCTTCTTCGGCTTTGTGCCAGAGGAAAATATTGTCGGTTCTCCCATGTTCACTTGGTTAAGTGTGGAGGGACTATTTCCGGACAAGAGCTCATCTTACCAGCCCGATGGCAAAACAATTCGGTGGGACCGTATGTTCAAGGCGACAAATACCGGCGAAGTTCAAAAAACCTCGTATTGGTGGGTGGCGGCAATTATATTGCTTCTCTTCTTCGGCTGGGATTATTTCGCGAAATTATTTAAGAAAAAAGAGACAGAGGATTAA
- a CDS encoding WbqC family protein: protein MKKVLLPVFYLPPISWFSVFLREDSEIVFEQFESFPKQTYRNRTTIYGANGRLSLIIPMNHNGKRTMHEIEVSHRDNWLNIHWKSIKIAYQGSPYFEFYEDKLREIFTFQTNSLLEFNLNALRILQKILKTEKPYTLNKEYFKIPSEENYRESFSAKKESEFDTAEYYQTFSDKYGFLPDLSIVDLICNKGPEALTYLKNIQTK, encoded by the coding sequence TTGAAAAAAGTATTATTACCCGTTTTTTATTTGCCGCCAATTTCCTGGTTTTCAGTCTTTTTGAGAGAAGATTCGGAAATTGTTTTCGAGCAGTTTGAAAGCTTTCCCAAACAAACCTACCGCAACAGAACTACCATTTACGGCGCTAACGGACGACTATCCCTTATTATTCCCATGAATCACAATGGGAAGAGAACGATGCACGAGATTGAAGTTTCTCACCGCGATAATTGGCTGAACATTCACTGGAAATCCATCAAAATTGCCTATCAAGGTTCTCCCTATTTTGAGTTCTACGAAGATAAACTGCGGGAAATTTTTACTTTTCAGACGAATTCGCTTTTGGAGTTCAATTTAAATGCTTTAAGGATCCTTCAGAAAATCCTTAAGACCGAAAAGCCATACACTTTAAATAAAGAGTATTTCAAAATTCCCTCCGAAGAAAATTACAGAGAAAGTTTCTCCGCCAAAAAAGAATCTGAATTTGATACCGCAGAATATTATCAAACTTTTTCCGATAAATATGGTTTTTTGCCGGATCTCTCGATCGTAGATCTCATTTGTAACAAAGGACCGGAAGCGTTGACTTATTTAAAGAACATTCAAACCAAATAA
- a CDS encoding S8 family serine peptidase: MKKIFIAACFMTGFLSFAQTADTTLDPMIDKDLMTWYHKDFASTNVYGVNTQNAYKYLESKGLKPKKVIVGVLDSGVQVDHPGLINNMWTNVNEVPNNGKDDDGNGYIDDVHGWNFIGGKNGDVYDDNLEVTRVVKKYQSVFEGPNSTTNKANQAKMPEEFAMYMKSKDIYTKKGIEAKQGYETYKRIQGLIPTMIGMLNGQNLTPEAIAAIKPTTQEQAMAASVLGQVAQDPAVKGKSPADVQKFLEGQMKEAVDYYEVQATKQYNLDFDPRAEIVGDNYDDYSEKSYGNNHYADPKGEHGTHVAGIIAGLPQGKEVQYGVGYKVAKIMAVRAVPNGDERDKDVANAIRYAVDNGAKILNMSFGKPVSPGKNVVWEAFKYAQDKGVLLVKAAGNENENVAENVYFPTNYKDVNDAKPFISNMIVVGASTNNNEFLRADFSNYNQKMVNVFAPGEKIYSTVPGNKYAYLQGTSMAAPVVAGAAAVLMAYMPNLTPEQVIESLVKSSNKSSVNAMINSNTNNRFDLISEAGGVIDVKKAAEYAFTNFYKATASAAPAKAKVLKRKTVKKK; this comes from the coding sequence ATGAAAAAGATATTCATTGCAGCTTGTTTCATGACAGGCTTTCTTTCGTTTGCGCAGACTGCAGACACCACTTTAGACCCGATGATCGACAAGGATTTAATGACTTGGTATCACAAGGATTTTGCGTCGACGAATGTGTACGGCGTCAATACTCAAAACGCCTATAAATATTTAGAATCAAAAGGTTTAAAGCCGAAAAAGGTAATCGTTGGCGTTCTGGACAGCGGTGTTCAGGTGGATCATCCAGGCTTAATAAATAATATGTGGACCAACGTGAACGAAGTTCCTAATAATGGAAAAGACGATGATGGAAATGGATATATCGACGATGTGCACGGCTGGAACTTCATCGGCGGAAAAAATGGCGATGTTTACGATGATAATTTGGAAGTGACGCGCGTGGTAAAAAAATACCAATCCGTGTTTGAAGGACCCAACTCCACGACAAACAAAGCAAATCAGGCAAAAATGCCCGAAGAATTTGCGATGTACATGAAATCAAAAGACATCTACACCAAAAAAGGTATCGAGGCGAAGCAGGGGTATGAAACATATAAAAGAATTCAGGGCTTAATTCCAACGATGATAGGAATGCTGAACGGTCAAAACCTAACGCCCGAAGCCATTGCAGCAATTAAACCAACGACGCAGGAACAGGCCATGGCAGCTTCTGTTTTAGGACAGGTTGCACAGGATCCGGCGGTAAAAGGAAAATCACCTGCAGATGTTCAGAAATTTTTAGAAGGTCAAATGAAAGAAGCCGTTGATTATTACGAAGTTCAGGCCACCAAACAGTACAATCTGGACTTTGATCCGCGCGCTGAAATCGTGGGCGATAACTACGATGATTACTCCGAAAAAAGTTATGGTAACAACCATTACGCAGATCCGAAAGGCGAACATGGGACGCATGTTGCGGGGATTATTGCCGGACTTCCGCAGGGTAAAGAAGTGCAGTACGGCGTGGGTTACAAGGTGGCCAAAATTATGGCAGTTAGAGCAGTTCCGAATGGTGACGAACGTGATAAAGATGTGGCAAATGCAATACGTTATGCCGTAGACAATGGGGCTAAAATCCTAAATATGAGTTTTGGCAAGCCGGTTTCTCCCGGAAAAAATGTGGTTTGGGAAGCTTTCAAGTATGCGCAGGATAAAGGGGTACTTTTGGTAAAAGCCGCCGGTAATGAAAATGAGAACGTTGCTGAAAATGTGTACTTTCCAACGAATTATAAGGATGTTAATGATGCGAAACCTTTCATTTCCAACATGATTGTGGTAGGCGCTTCTACAAACAACAACGAATTCTTACGCGCTGACTTTTCCAATTACAATCAAAAAATGGTTAATGTTTTCGCGCCCGGAGAAAAAATCTATTCAACGGTACCCGGAAATAAATATGCGTATCTGCAGGGAACGTCTATGGCAGCGCCGGTTGTTGCAGGCGCAGCTGCAGTTTTAATGGCGTATATGCCCAATCTAACTCCGGAACAGGTGATCGAATCATTGGTGAAAAGCTCTAATAAGTCCAGTGTAAACGCCATGATCAACTCCAATACAAATAACAGATTTGATCTGATTTCTGAAGCGGGTGGAGTAATTGATGTAAAGAAGGCCGCAGAATATGCATTTACGAACTTCTACAAAGCGACCGCTTCTGCTGCCCCCGCCAAAGCCAAAGTGCTGAAAAGAAAAACAGTAAAGAAAAAGTAA
- a CDS encoding lipocalin family protein encodes MKNILLAGILGAALTVSCSTAKTAQSNRAEFLQLKGDWQITSVDYDKNFSVKPFDEGADAQCFVGSQWKLIPNNYSGSYTLNGGGDCPSVMQPIKFEVVNGNEFKFKKLMEGTKAKAVTSGYSLNLVSQTASTFSLEQNIPANGQNVRVVYNFSKSGM; translated from the coding sequence ATGAAAAATATATTACTGGCAGGCATTTTAGGGGCGGCACTTACCGTTTCCTGTTCCACTGCAAAAACCGCACAATCCAACAGAGCAGAATTTCTTCAGTTAAAAGGAGACTGGCAAATTACGAGTGTTGATTACGACAAGAATTTCAGTGTTAAGCCTTTCGACGAAGGTGCCGATGCGCAATGTTTCGTTGGAAGTCAATGGAAATTAATTCCCAATAACTATTCTGGATCCTACACGCTTAATGGAGGTGGCGATTGCCCGAGCGTGATGCAGCCTATCAAATTCGAGGTGGTAAACGGTAATGAATTCAAATTCAAAAAATTAATGGAGGGAACCAAAGCGAAAGCGGTTACTTCCGGTTATTCTTTAAATCTCGTTAGCCAAACGGCAAGTACTTTTTCACTGGAACAAAATATTCCTGCAAATGGCCAAAATGTAAGAGTCGTTTACAATTTTTCTAAATCAGGAATGTAA
- a CDS encoding OmpA family protein, protein MKIFNKTNIAALFISTSFLMTSCEAVKNSNNQQKGTVIGASAGAVLGGILGNNIGKGKNAPLGAVLGGVVGGIAGNVIGNKMDKQAKEIKETLPGAEVERVGEGIKVTLKENMVNFAFNSSALTEAGKANLNKLATVLANNPDTNINIYGYTDSKGTDSYNLSLSDRRAAAVRAYLSSQGVASSRMNTMGMGEADPVASNDTDAGRAQNRRVEFAITANEDMINDAKTAQ, encoded by the coding sequence ATGAAAATTTTTAATAAAACAAACATCGCAGCACTTTTTATCTCAACCTCTTTTTTGATGACGAGTTGTGAAGCTGTAAAAAATTCAAATAACCAACAGAAAGGAACTGTTATTGGCGCATCCGCAGGTGCGGTCTTGGGCGGCATCTTAGGAAACAACATCGGTAAAGGTAAAAATGCTCCTCTAGGCGCAGTTTTAGGTGGCGTTGTTGGTGGAATTGCCGGTAACGTAATTGGTAATAAAATGGATAAACAGGCGAAAGAAATTAAGGAAACTTTACCTGGTGCCGAAGTGGAAAGAGTAGGAGAAGGAATTAAAGTTACGTTGAAGGAAAATATGGTAAATTTTGCGTTTAATTCTTCAGCCCTTACCGAAGCCGGGAAAGCCAACCTTAATAAGTTAGCCACCGTTTTAGCCAATAATCCAGATACGAACATCAACATTTATGGCTATACCGATAGTAAAGGTACAGATTCTTATAATCTTTCCTTATCCGACAGAAGAGCCGCTGCAGTTAGAGCGTATTTATCTTCCCAAGGCGTTGCTTCTTCAAGAATGAACACTATGGGAATGGGCGAAGCAGATCCGGTAGCCTCTAATGATACCGATGCAGGCAGAGCCCAAAACAGAAGAGTAGAATTTGCAATTACAGCAAACGAAGATATGATCAACGACGCGAAAACTGCGCAGTAA
- a CDS encoding decaprenyl-phosphate phosphoribosyltransferase translates to MTKYLKLLRVEQWIKNLFVFAPLFFSGNITNLDLLAKSIFAFVVFSLTASSVYIINDYSDIESDRKHPAKRRRPLASGAIAKKTALIILGFLVASAILLIFCGEQYFHHNFWKFATIIAFYFLMNLAYTFRLKHVAIIDVSIISLGFVLRVLAGGYATGIFISQWAILLTFILALVLAIGKRRGELINAQVSGKTRKSLDGYNVQFADIALSISCTLAIVCYLMFTLSPEVQQRFHSRVFYTVIFVVFGVLRYLQQTLVYNKTESPTKIIYRDRYIQITLVLWIAAFLLQIYFK, encoded by the coding sequence ATGACGAAATATTTAAAACTGCTTCGCGTAGAACAGTGGATAAAAAACCTATTTGTTTTTGCCCCTTTGTTTTTCTCGGGAAATATCACGAATCTCGATTTGTTGGCTAAAAGTATTTTTGCTTTTGTCGTTTTTTCCCTTACAGCAAGTTCCGTTTACATCATCAACGATTATTCCGATATTGAATCGGACCGTAAGCATCCCGCGAAACGCCGCCGTCCTCTGGCAAGTGGCGCAATTGCCAAAAAAACGGCTCTCATTATTTTAGGTTTTTTAGTTGCCAGCGCAATTCTTTTGATTTTCTGCGGCGAACAGTATTTCCACCATAATTTCTGGAAATTTGCCACCATTATTGCGTTCTATTTTCTAATGAACCTGGCCTATACTTTTAGATTAAAGCATGTCGCCATCATCGATGTCAGTATTATTTCCCTTGGTTTTGTCTTAAGGGTTCTCGCAGGCGGTTACGCAACCGGAATTTTTATTTCGCAGTGGGCCATCTTACTCACCTTTATTTTAGCCCTTGTTCTCGCCATTGGAAAACGGCGCGGAGAATTGATTAATGCGCAGGTTTCTGGTAAAACCCGAAAATCTTTGGATGGCTATAATGTGCAGTTCGCTGATATTGCCCTTTCAATAAGCTGTACTTTGGCAATTGTGTGTTATCTGATGTTTACTCTTTCGCCGGAAGTGCAGCAGCGTTTTCACTCCCGGGTTTTTTATACGGTGATCTTTGTGGTTTTTGGCGTTCTAAGATATCTGCAGCAAACGCTGGTTTATAACAAAACGGAATCGCCTACGAAAATAATTTATAGAGACCGGTATATTCAGATCACCTTGGTGCTTTGGATTGCTGCCTTTTTACTTCAAATTTATTTTAAATAA
- a CDS encoding FAD-binding oxidoreductase, with product MKPNFIQKVTNWGNFPVVEKEMKSEDTLRKIQDFVKGNNEIIARGNGRCYGDASLSEHIFSTKRLNKLMSFDRLNGIIECESGVLLSEILEVTVPQGYFLYVTPGTKFISVGGAIASDVHGKNHHAEGCFSEYVLSFSLLNENGDVLSCSRTENADKYWATIGGMGLTGIILSARFKLKNIETAYIRQESIKAENLDEIFNLFDESEDWTYNVAWIDCLQKGTHIGRSIMLRGEHAFKHQLPKNLQENPLRLKKKYNPTVPFYFPNFVLNNTTVKLFNYFYFKKQTKKEVKSYVDYETFFYPLDVVKDWNKIYGKSGFIQYQFVIPKTSGKEGMRKILETIAKSGNGSFLAVLKLFGRNSPLAYNSFPFEGYTLALDFKVNSKLKNLVKDLDKIVEEYGGRIYLAKDSMSKSSLTNYLQNVQNPKFVSLQHKRIKNNL from the coding sequence ATGAAGCCCAATTTTATTCAGAAAGTTACGAATTGGGGAAATTTTCCAGTCGTAGAGAAAGAAATGAAGTCCGAAGATACGCTACGGAAAATTCAGGATTTTGTAAAAGGCAATAATGAAATCATTGCACGTGGTAACGGCAGATGTTACGGCGATGCTTCTCTTTCTGAACATATATTTTCTACAAAAAGGCTGAATAAATTGATGAGTTTCGACCGTTTAAACGGAATTATCGAGTGCGAATCCGGTGTTTTGCTTTCCGAAATTTTAGAAGTCACTGTTCCGCAGGGTTATTTTCTTTACGTGACACCAGGAACAAAATTTATCTCTGTCGGTGGGGCAATCGCGTCCGACGTTCATGGTAAAAACCATCATGCAGAAGGCTGTTTTTCCGAATATGTGCTCTCCTTTTCTCTTTTGAATGAAAATGGCGACGTTTTAAGTTGTTCCAGAACCGAAAACGCGGATAAATATTGGGCCACGATCGGTGGAATGGGGCTTACGGGTATCATTCTTTCCGCGCGGTTTAAGCTGAAAAATATCGAGACGGCGTACATTCGGCAGGAAAGCATCAAAGCAGAAAATCTGGACGAAATATTTAATCTCTTCGACGAAAGTGAAGACTGGACTTACAATGTTGCCTGGATCGACTGCCTGCAAAAAGGCACCCATATTGGCCGCAGTATTATGCTGCGCGGCGAGCACGCTTTCAAACATCAGTTACCGAAAAACTTACAGGAGAATCCTTTAAGGTTAAAGAAAAAATATAATCCCACAGTTCCTTTTTACTTTCCGAATTTTGTCTTGAATAACACCACCGTTAAATTGTTCAATTACTTCTATTTTAAAAAGCAAACCAAAAAAGAAGTCAAAAGTTACGTGGATTATGAAACTTTTTTTTATCCGCTGGATGTTGTGAAAGACTGGAATAAAATATACGGCAAAAGCGGCTTTATTCAATATCAGTTTGTGATCCCGAAAACCAGTGGCAAAGAAGGAATGCGGAAGATTCTCGAAACCATTGCAAAAAGTGGGAACGGATCTTTTTTAGCGGTTTTAAAGTTGTTCGGCAGGAACAGTCCGTTGGCGTACAATTCTTTTCCTTTCGAGGGATATACATTGGCACTCGATTTTAAAGTTAATTCGAAACTAAAAAATTTAGTGAAAGATTTAGATAAAATTGTAGAGGAATATGGCGGCAGAATTTATTTAGCGAAAGACAGTATGAGCAAATCATCGCTCACCAACTACCTTCAAAATGTGCAGAATCCGAAATTTGTTTCCCTTCAACACAAAAGAATCAAAAATAATTTGTGA